The Psychrobacillus sp. FSL K6-4046 DNA window TGCCAGACACGGTGGATACGGCCATTATGCTTGTAGCTGTGAATTTGAATAATTTCTCCTTCTGTTGGAATCGCCATGATTTAGCCACCTTTTCATCAAGCGCAAAATTGAATATTATACTTATTTTCATATTATAGCAATCCATAGGAAAAAACTGTAGTAAAAAAATCAGCGAGAGCAAAATGCTCTCGCTGATTTTTGGTGAATCCATGTTATTTTGATGGGTTATAAGAACTTTTTGAAAACTTCCCGCTTGCTTGTTGTTTTTTCATTTCAGCTTGACGGTTTTGCTCTTTAACTTGTCGAATTACAGTTTCTGAAGCAAATTCTTGACTTCTGTTTGATGATTGACTGTTATTCTTTTTCATGGATTTCACCTCCGTACAAAATATATCTTGTGCACTTTCGGAGATAATATTCATTTGAATTTTTAATTTGTTAAATTTAAAAATTAAGACCTTGTCTATCCGAATACGTAAAGATTAATGTTGCATAACTTCTACATTTTAATCGAACGGCCGCCATCTACAATGATAGTTTGTCCTCGGATCATGCTGGCATCATCTGAAAGCAGGAACATAGCTGTTTTTACCATATCCTCAATTTCAACCATTCGTCCTGCCGGAGTATTTACACGCGCATCCTCTAATAATTGTTCTCTATTTGGGAAATGCTTTAAAGCATCAGTATCTAATGCTCCACCAGAAACAGTATTAACGGCAATCCCTTTTTCTGCTAGCTCTACCGCCAAATATCTTGTAATGGATTCAATAGCAGCTTTAGAAACTCCTACTGTCGTATAGTTTTCCAAATATCGAATAGACCCTAATGAACTGATGCCTAATATCTTCCCGCCACTCGGCATTAGCTTTGCCGCTTCCTGTGCTCCAAAAAGCATTGCTTTTGCGTTAATGTTCATCGTCCAGTCCCAATGAGACTCCTCGAGCTCCATGATTGGTCGAAGAACACCGGATGCAGCATTACTCACGAAAATATCTAAACGACCGAACTCCTCTTTTATCGTTTGAAACATTGCCCGAAGCTTTTCTACATCACCAACATTTGCACGAACAAGTAAAGCTTTTTGTCCTAATGCCTCTATTTCTGAAACCGTTTCTAATGCAGCCGTTTTACTGCGAGCATAGTTCACTACAATATCATAACCACTTTTTGCAAGCTCAATGGCAATTGCTTTTCCTAGTCCTCTGCTACTGCCTGTTACTAATGCTACTGGATTTGTCATGTGATGTTCTTCCTTTCCTTCCACGCATTCCATATTTTTAATACTGGAATAGGCATAGGT harbors:
- a CDS encoding gamma-type small acid-soluble spore protein, which translates into the protein MNIISESAQDIFCTEVKSMKKNNSQSSNRSQEFASETVIRQVKEQNRQAEMKKQQASGKFSKSSYNPSK
- the fabL gene encoding enoyl-[acyl-carrier-protein] reductase FabL; this translates as MTNPVALVTGSSRGLGKAIAIELAKSGYDIVVNYARSKTAALETVSEIEALGQKALLVRANVGDVEKLRAMFQTIKEEFGRLDIFVSNAASGVLRPIMELEESHWDWTMNINAKAMLFGAQEAAKLMPSGGKILGISSLGSIRYLENYTTVGVSKAAIESITRYLAVELAEKGIAVNTVSGGALDTDALKHFPNREQLLEDARVNTPAGRMVEIEDMVKTAMFLLSDDASMIRGQTIIVDGGRSIKM